The genome window GCGATCGGGATGACCACCCAGGGCAGCACCGGTCCGAAAACGCCGCCGAGCCAGATCGCCGCGCGCATGTACCAGGGCAGGAAGGCCGGGATCCGCTTGGCGACCCGCTGCAGGTTGTAGCCGGCCACGAAGAGGTCCTGCGGCCGGGCGACGCCGTCGATGAAGCCGACGGCGAAGTCGAGGCCGTGCGGGTCGCGCAGCACGCCGGCGAGGCGCTCGGCCGCCGGGTCGCGCGGCGCGTCCTCGCCGCTGCGCGCGCTCTCGGCGAGCCAGCGCCGGACGAGCTCGACGGCCTCCTGGGCGACGTGCGCGGGCCGCGCCTCGCCCGCGGCGGGCGCGCCGAGCGCGTCCGGCCGCACCGTGTGCGCGTCGTCCGTGTGTTCAACCATGTCCACGACTGTATTCCTCGCTCCTGAGGCGACGCGGGATGCCCGGTGATCTGTGGAGAAGTCGCAGTCGCCACTGCCTGTGGATACATTCTGAATGCGGTTTATCATCGGCAATAGCGAACGTTTCCGAACAATATCGCTCACCCCCACCGAATGGTTGTGCATGCTCGACATCCGCAGGCTCCGCCTCCTGCACGAACTCCGCATCCGCGGCACCGTCGCCGGCGTCGCCGCAGCGCTCTCGTACAGTCCGTCCTCGGTGTCCCAGCAGCTCGCGGCGCTCGAGCGCGAGGCCGGCGCGGTCCTGCTGGTCAAGTCCGGGCGGCGCCTGCAGTTCACCCCGCAGGGCGAACTGCTCGCGCAGCGGGCTGCGGCCATCCTCGACGCCCTCGACGCCGCGGAGGCCGCCGTCGCCGGCTCCGGCGCGACCGTCGCCGGGGTGGTCCGGGTCGCGGTCTTCCAGTCCGCAGCGCACGCCATCCTGCCCGCGGCCGTCGCGTCGCTCGCGCGCGACTACCCGGAGCTGCGCGTGGAGGTGACGGAGCGCGAGCCGGAGCAGGGCCTCTTCGACGTGTCCGCGCGCGACTTCGACCTCGCGGTCGCCGAGCAGTACCCGGGCAGCACCCGTCCGCTGCGCGCCGACCTCGACCGCACCGACCTCGCCGCCGACGGCATCCACCTCGCCACCGCGGCCGACCGCGGCGCACG of Leifsonia shinshuensis contains these proteins:
- a CDS encoding LysR family transcriptional regulator; this translates as MLDIRRLRLLHELRIRGTVAGVAAALSYSPSSVSQQLAALEREAGAVLLVKSGRRLQFTPQGELLAQRAAAILDALDAAEAAVAGSGATVAGVVRVAVFQSAAHAILPAAVASLARDYPELRVEVTEREPEQGLFDVSARDFDLAVAEQYPGSTRPLRADLDRTDLAADGIHLATAADRGARVRADSLAGAAGLPWVLEPEGTVSRTWAVQLCRAAGFEPDVRFETADLVTHIRLVASGNAVGLLPDLVWAGARPEVALLPLPGAPRRTIFTSARRSSASSPGVVAARRALAEAVPAEHAPHGHGAPHGHGAS